A window of the Sandaracinaceae bacterium genome harbors these coding sequences:
- a CDS encoding protein kinase — MSTQPIPLVARAERPHAPSAVLKRAAESIATRRQQTVVDVLHGRAVQHYAGAVRQYVTLRLRSEHAGRRVMTRVRALVAAARSEELLAPPGIRAQLYRLARRAADELAAEGFEHPTVERMPFRSGDPEQAHTLGALRALPREDAELLELHYARELQPLEIAAVLALPLQEVELRLASATQLARARVASASLRHTGLETLLLHAFALELPDEPTGADGIAAPTVDAAALGGPPRSMTGRVIAGRYAIEARVGSGAFGDVYRARDTEVRGHVVALKLLHQPSPSEEERERALRELRLIASVFHPSVVQFKDHGWHEGRLWFVMPWYEGETLEDRIERDPLTRQEARAIFEPLARALASMHARGIRHQDIKPENIFLANLPGDTDPLPVLLDLGVAAEDAEMIFAGTPNYFAPEVACQFASVPDKPPVGHAADVFALALALRNALEPSTQEDIPANAVETFIEARARDVPELPRNPQLHFLDASLRRWMAFDPDERPTAAELAEELSILTLPERRRARRRRALAVALPLTLMVTLAAGLTYQHVQQRELSRAMAVQQAERTAESLRGSLVETEAHVEQLRGRVQEGAFTRQELQASLAANSHRLTTSEARVAALSGTVDELSNQAAALTSALGERRERVANLERELQAAQAQVGTLGQRLDERRQELQTQQVAHEDTRRSLRDSRAAEAEARARADTNADLVAAERVRAEALAASVARLQREQVRLASERDEAEQARRTAEEELRALRRATRPTSRDEAVQEPVPEPPPSPAPSQVRDPGVIPQQAPPPAA, encoded by the coding sequence GTGTCTACTCAGCCCATCCCGCTGGTCGCTCGCGCCGAGCGTCCCCACGCCCCGTCCGCCGTGCTGAAGCGCGCAGCCGAGTCCATCGCCACGCGACGTCAGCAGACGGTGGTCGACGTCCTCCACGGCCGCGCGGTGCAGCACTATGCGGGCGCGGTGCGTCAATACGTCACCCTCAGGCTGCGCAGCGAGCACGCCGGTCGTCGGGTGATGACGCGGGTACGGGCGCTCGTCGCCGCAGCGCGTAGTGAGGAGTTGCTGGCGCCGCCCGGCATCCGCGCGCAGCTGTATCGCCTGGCGCGACGCGCGGCAGACGAGCTGGCGGCAGAGGGCTTCGAGCACCCCACGGTGGAGCGCATGCCGTTCCGCTCGGGAGACCCCGAGCAGGCGCACACGCTCGGCGCGTTGCGAGCGCTCCCGCGCGAAGACGCGGAGCTGCTGGAGCTGCACTACGCCAGAGAGCTACAGCCACTCGAGATCGCGGCCGTGCTCGCGCTCCCGCTGCAGGAGGTCGAGCTGCGTCTGGCCTCCGCCACACAGCTCGCACGGGCGCGCGTCGCGAGCGCCAGCCTGCGGCACACGGGGCTCGAGACGCTGTTGCTCCACGCGTTCGCGCTGGAATTGCCCGACGAGCCCACGGGCGCTGACGGGATCGCCGCCCCGACCGTCGATGCCGCAGCGCTCGGCGGCCCACCGCGGTCGATGACCGGCCGCGTGATCGCGGGGCGCTACGCGATCGAGGCGCGCGTGGGGAGCGGCGCGTTCGGGGACGTCTACCGGGCCCGAGACACGGAGGTGCGCGGTCATGTCGTCGCGCTGAAGCTGTTGCACCAGCCGTCGCCCTCGGAGGAAGAACGGGAGCGCGCGCTGCGCGAGCTGCGGCTGATCGCGTCCGTGTTCCACCCGTCCGTGGTGCAGTTCAAGGATCACGGATGGCACGAAGGGCGCCTATGGTTCGTGATGCCCTGGTACGAGGGGGAGACGCTCGAGGACCGCATCGAGCGTGACCCCCTGACGCGACAGGAGGCGCGCGCCATCTTCGAGCCGCTCGCCCGCGCCCTGGCGTCCATGCACGCTCGGGGTATCCGGCATCAGGACATCAAGCCGGAGAACATCTTCCTCGCCAACCTGCCCGGGGACACGGACCCCCTCCCTGTCCTACTGGACTTGGGCGTCGCGGCGGAGGACGCGGAGATGATCTTCGCGGGTACGCCGAACTACTTCGCGCCCGAGGTGGCGTGTCAGTTCGCCTCCGTGCCCGACAAGCCACCCGTGGGGCACGCCGCCGACGTGTTCGCCCTGGCGCTCGCGCTGCGGAACGCGCTCGAGCCCAGCACCCAAGAGGACATCCCCGCGAACGCCGTCGAGACGTTCATCGAGGCACGCGCCCGTGACGTGCCCGAGCTGCCGCGCAACCCGCAGCTGCACTTCCTCGACGCGTCGCTGCGTCGCTGGATGGCGTTCGACCCCGACGAGCGCCCGACGGCCGCCGAGCTGGCCGAGGAGCTGTCCATCCTGACGCTGCCCGAGCGCCGACGCGCCCGACGTCGTAGGGCGCTGGCGGTGGCCCTCCCGCTGACGCTGATGGTGACCCTGGCCGCTGGCCTGACGTATCAACACGTCCAGCAGCGCGAGCTCAGCCGAGCCATGGCAGTGCAGCAGGCCGAGCGCACCGCGGAGTCGTTGCGCGGCAGCCTGGTGGAGACCGAAGCGCACGTCGAGCAGCTGCGTGGGCGGGTGCAAGAGGGCGCGTTCACGCGCCAAGAGCTACAGGCCAGCCTCGCGGCGAACAGCCACCGCCTCACCACGAGCGAAGCACGTGTGGCGGCCCTGAGCGGCACGGTCGACGAACTCTCGAACCAGGCGGCGGCGCTGACGAGCGCGCTGGGTGAGCGACGGGAGCGCGTGGCGAACCTGGAGCGCGAGCTGCAGGCAGCGCAGGCCCAGGTCGGCACGCTGGGGCAGCGCCTGGACGAACGACGGCAAGAGCTGCAGACGCAACAGGTCGCCCACGAGGACACGCGGCGCTCGCTGCGGGACAGTCGCGCCGCCGAGGCCGAGGCGCGCGCTCGGGCGGACACCAACGCCGACCTCGTCGCGGCAGAGAGGGTGCGCGCCGAGGCACTCGCGGCGAGCGTCGCGCGCCTCCAACGCGAACAGGTGCGCCTCGCGAGTGAACGCGATGAAGCGGAGCAGGCGCGCCGGACCGCCGAAGAGGAGCTGCGCGCGCTGCGCCGAGCCACGCGTCCAACGTCGCGTGACGAGGCCGTGCAGGAGCCCGTCCCCGAGCCCCCGCCGAGCCCCGCACCATCGCAGGTGCGCGACCCGGGGGTCATCCCCCAACAAGCGCCCCCGCCAGCGGCGTGA
- a CDS encoding SLC13/DASS family transporter, with the protein MNALSLKPPRRGVFAAAFAAGAFVLVLLLPLSLEARAHRLLALFLAVIVLWVSEALPIAVTALLIPAGLVLLGITDQVTAFASFADPLLFLFVGGFFIAHAMTRHGLDLRIAGGIVRARWVQGSAARVRLGFVCAAVVLSMWVSNTASAAILVPILLGAGANEPRGASRSSEGSLLAVAYASSIGGLGTLVGSPPNLITARLLTSEGTHFGFLEWLALGLPMALVLAAAVYGVLALQLPATAQTAPSPTPNVPWSRAERVTAVSFVLAAVGWILPGVMRAAELPGHAEVARALPGGVVAVLASLPLFASKDDQGQPVLPWEDATRIEWGLILLFGGGIALGTQMIETGLARALSERFLVLTGVQDLWTLTACAAVFTVFFTETCSNTAAANIVVPLVIAAATQLDVSPVPPAMAVGLAASCAFMLPIATGPNAVVFATGAVRQTTMMRVGLVLNVICALVIVAWLRLALGADG; encoded by the coding sequence ATGAACGCTCTTTCGCTGAAACCGCCGCGCCGCGGTGTCTTCGCCGCTGCCTTCGCGGCTGGAGCGTTCGTGCTCGTCCTGCTGCTCCCTCTATCACTGGAAGCGCGGGCACACCGGCTGCTGGCGCTGTTCCTGGCGGTGATCGTGTTGTGGGTCAGCGAGGCGCTGCCCATCGCTGTGACTGCGCTGCTCATCCCGGCGGGGCTGGTCTTGTTGGGCATCACGGACCAGGTGACCGCCTTCGCGTCGTTCGCGGATCCGTTGTTGTTCTTGTTCGTGGGCGGCTTCTTCATCGCACACGCCATGACACGCCACGGCTTGGACCTCCGTATCGCAGGTGGCATCGTGCGGGCGCGATGGGTGCAGGGCAGCGCCGCCCGTGTGCGCCTGGGCTTCGTGTGCGCGGCCGTGGTGCTCTCGATGTGGGTCAGCAACACGGCGTCGGCAGCAATCCTCGTCCCGATCCTCCTCGGGGCTGGAGCGAATGAACCCCGAGGGGCCTCGCGCAGCTCGGAGGGGAGCCTGCTCGCGGTGGCCTACGCGAGTTCGATCGGAGGCCTGGGCACGCTGGTCGGGAGCCCCCCGAACCTGATCACCGCGCGGCTGCTGACGAGCGAAGGCACGCACTTCGGGTTCCTCGAGTGGCTGGCGCTGGGCCTGCCCATGGCGCTCGTCCTGGCCGCAGCGGTGTATGGCGTGCTGGCACTGCAGCTGCCCGCGACCGCGCAGACCGCACCCAGCCCGACACCCAACGTGCCGTGGTCTCGCGCCGAACGAGTGACCGCGGTGAGCTTCGTCCTGGCTGCGGTCGGGTGGATTCTCCCGGGCGTGATGCGGGCAGCGGAGCTCCCGGGGCACGCGGAGGTGGCGCGCGCGTTGCCGGGTGGGGTGGTGGCGGTGCTCGCGTCGTTGCCCCTCTTCGCGTCCAAGGACGACCAAGGCCAGCCCGTGCTGCCGTGGGAAGACGCGACGCGCATCGAGTGGGGCCTCATCTTGCTGTTCGGCGGAGGTATCGCGCTCGGAACGCAGATGATCGAGACGGGCCTGGCGCGCGCGCTCAGCGAACGCTTCTTGGTCCTGACCGGGGTCCAAGACCTATGGACGCTGACCGCCTGCGCCGCCGTATTCACCGTGTTCTTCACGGAGACGTGCTCGAACACTGCGGCCGCGAACATCGTGGTTCCCCTCGTGATTGCCGCCGCCACGCAGCTCGACGTATCACCCGTGCCACCCGCCATGGCGGTCGGGCTCGCAGCCAGCTGCGCCTTCATGCTTCCCATCGCCACGGGCCCCAACGCCGTGGTGTTCGCGACCGGGGCGGTCCGTCAGACGACGATGATGCGCGTGGGCCTGGTCCTGAACGTCATCTGCGCTCTGGTGATCGTCGCGTGGCTGCGTCTGGCGCTGGGCGCCGACGGCTAG